Proteins from a single region of Gasterosteus aculeatus chromosome 20, fGasAcu3.hap1.1, whole genome shotgun sequence:
- the pop1 gene encoding ribonucleases P/MRP protein subunit POP1 isoform X2: METKMSAAKVKMRQKKMRNQPASVQYPSSPGDAENSARRTGGDSPVTGEAGGGKDPSSIHPNTEQPENPHPRGGWVRGHQRDGGVYTKEMPNHITGAFARARAAEVSTMLKAVTKTTGSCHVFGALPKHMRRRAMSHNTKRLPCRLRELANRLREKSLQAGSKKKKKEEAKGRSRKARRHHGNLLLEFNRRQRKNIWLETHIWHAKRFHMVKRWGYCLGVRPTYKCYRPSYRAMSSHCLLQDLSYYCCIELQGEEVELLSSLSQLTSKEAGPTFAAALCLSGQRQGSVVVYRAGQYPTQPLGPVTFLWRPRVQGSTHRQLWIWAHPTIKQDLLPELQTVCQVCEAVLPPVPPAEVFPTLEPQSEPGKTPEAKQMTGTKRKRTCKNERGPPAKKTLGDGTRSPNTPITWKSTSNGIVISDLTMEIVRYRLIGPQSHSVLVETMKAATDCNEISKSQPSPLWWPEQCRNESRMNLHRQQADVFHLLKGIYSTGELPSGTVLGLTVDDPRLTLPTKKVKALPCVKQAQEVGEEVKRRELMLRGVPAPCCQSSLWERSVRDNVTDNKISQKELNRMKSEVLVPGSRISPTPLQGRVPVLLVHQPGKHVGHEMSCWGAGWDLLLPKGWGMAFWVPLVYRGVGIGGLTMSLKHSENKGAAHFPHDYPDCPAGARFQEEQEAQLLSKFKRYPPAKRPNYIKHGCLAPFCCPWQQLAEEWDLILSEGEQNEGERQTQTKTQADAEMMMMEEVRPCGETTATKPPRQVTVLRNRKSLRLLSGWCGPTTSKGQRARGGVSPLDMSAMTRFLSAHGTSLVWVRLSLLSKGKPELHAMVCAPTAEDLKLLGKEPGACGPVEPPHREPFERRTRRQQKGTKTAAASEKTEAKESDPSPEPNPSTSEGPLSSVPPPLQSSPDLTFGLWSDPLPSVTSHCSRVTLGWVTHGDFSLSAGCGEALGFVSVAALLHTLLNQPMEHRGMLLLRNPAAMHYRFAKVNLEV, translated from the exons ATGGAAACT AAAATGTCTGCAGCGAAGGTGAAGATGCGCCAGAAGAAGATGAGAAACCAGCCCGCCAGTGTCCAGTACCCATCTTCTCCAGGCGATGCGGAGAACAGCGCACGGAGGACCGGCGGGGACTCCCCGGTCACCG GCGAAGCTGGTGGTGGCAAGGATCCATCTAGCATCCATCCTAACACAGAACAGCCAGAGAACCCTCACCCACGGGGTGGGTGGGTCCGAGGacaccagagagatggtggagTCTACACCAAGGAGATGCCCAACCACATCACTG GAGCTTTTGCCAGGGCCCGGGCAGCGGAAGTGAGCACCATGCTGAAAGCAGTTACCAAGACAACGGGCAGCTGCCATGTGTTTGGAGCCCTACCCAAACACATGAGGAGACGGGCCATGAGCCACAACACCAAGCGGCTCCCCTGCAGGCTCAGAGAGTTGGCCAACAGATTG CGAGAGAAGAGTCTCCAAGCCGgctccaagaagaagaagaaggaagaggcAAAGGGCAGGAGCCGAAAGGCCCGCCGCCACCACGGAAATCTGCTTCTGGAGTTCAACCGCCGCCAGAGGAAGAACATCTGGCTGGAGACTCACATTTGGCATGCCAAGCGCTTCCACATGGTGAAGAGGTGGGGCTACTGCCTTGGGGTCCGACCCACATACAAGTGCTACAGGCCTAGTTACAGGGCAATGAGCAGCCACTGCCTGCTGCAG GACCTGTCTTACTACTGCTGCATAGAACTACAAGGAGAGGAAGTCGAGCTGCTGTCTTCTCTGTCCCAGTTGACTAGCAAGGAGGCTG gtcCTACGTTCGCTGCAGCACTGTGTCTCTCAGGGCAAAGACAGGGCAGTGTAGTGGTGTACAGAGCAGGACAGTACCCGACGCAACCCCTGGGCCCTGTCACATTCCTCTGGAGACCCCGTGTACAGGGCTCAACCCACAGGCAGCTGTGGATTTGGGCTCATCCCACTATTAAACAG GACCTTCTTCCTGAGTTACAAACCGTCTGCCAGGTTTGTGAGGCTGTACTTCCTCCAGTTCCACCTGCTGAGGTTTTTCCCACTCTAGAACCACAGTCAGAACCTGGAAAGACCCCTGAGGCTAAGCAGATGACTGGCACCAAAAGAAAGCGGACCTGTAAAAATGAAAGAGGACCTCCTGCCAAGAAGACCCTGGGAGATGGAACGAGATCTCCCAACACCCCAATAACTTGGAAGTCTACGTCAAATGGGATAGTTATAAG TGACCTCACAATGGAGATTGTCCGCTACCGTCTGATTGGACCACAGTCTCATTCTGTTCTGGTGGAAACTATGAAAGCGGCTACAGACTGTAAT gAAATTAGTAAATCCCAGCCCTCTCCCCTCTGGTGGCCCGAGCAGTGCAGAAACGAGAGCAGGATGAATCTGCATCGACAACAAGCTGATGTCTTTCACCTGCTGAAAG GCATCTATTCGACTGGAGAGCTCCCCTCAGGCACAGTGCTGGGTCTGACTGTTGATGACCCCAGGCTGACTTTACCTACAAAGAAGGTTAAAGCTTTACCCTGTGTGAAGCAGGCACAAG AGGTGGGAGAGGAAGTGAAGAGGAGGGAGCTGATGCTGCGAGGTGTACCGGCACCCTGCTGTCAGAGCAGCCTGTGGGAGCGCTCTGTTCGTGACAACGTCACGGATAACAAGATATCCCAAAAG GAGCTGAACCGCATGAAGAGCGAGGTGCTAGTGCCGGGCTCCAGGATCAGCCCCACTCCCCTGCAGGGCCGGGTACCCGTGCTCCTGGTTCACCAGCCTGGCAAGCATGTGGGGCATGAGATGAGCTGCTGGGGGGCTGGATGGGACCTGCTGCTTCCCAAAGGGTGGGGCATGGCCTTCTGGGTCCCACTG GTGTACAGAGGAGTTGGCATTGGAGGCCTGACCATGAGTCTGAAACACTCTGAGAATAAGGGAGCTGCACACTTCCCCCATGATTACCCAGACTGCCCTGCAGGCGCTCGCtttcaggaggagcaggaggcccaGCTCCtgtcaaagttcaaaag GTATCCGCCTGCCAAAAGGCCCAATTACATTAAACATGGCTGTCTGGCCCCATTCTGTTGCCCATGGCAACAGCTGGCTGAGGAGTGGGATCTGATCTTGAGCGAAGGAGAGCAGAACGAAGGAGAACGACAAACCCAAACCAAAACGCAGGCTGACgcagagatgatgatgatggaggaggtgaggcCTTGCGGAGAAACCACCGCCACAAAGCCTCCACGGCAAGTCACTGTACTGAG GAACAGGAAGTCCCTAAGGCTGCTTTCTGGTTGGTGCGGACCAACAACTTCTAAAGGTCAAAGGGCACGCGGCGGGGTGTCGCCCCTCGACATGTCGGCAATGACGCGGTTTCTCTCTGCACATGGGACCAGTCTGGTGTGGGTGCGGTTGTCACTGCTGTCCAAGGGCAAACCAGAGCTCCACGCCATGGTCTGCGCGCCGACTGCTGAGGACCTGAAGCTGCTGGGCAAAGAACCCGGCGCCTGTGGCCCTGTGGAGCCGCCACACAGAGAGCCCTTTGAAAGACGCACTAGACGCCAACAGAAGGGAACCAAGACGGCTGCTGCCTCTGAGAAGACGGAGGCTAAAGAGTCGGACCCTTCCCCTGAACCAAATCCCAGCACATCTGAAGGCCCCCTGtcttcagtgcccccccccctccagtcttCCCCGGACCTCACTTTCGGGCTGTGGTCAGACCCTCTGCCGAGCGTCACCTCTCACTGCTCCCGGGTGACGCTGGGCTGGGTCACGCACGGCGACTTCTCGCTGTCTGCCGGATGCGGGGAGGCGCTGGGGTTCGTCAGCGTGGCCGCTCTCCTCCACACCCTCCTCAACCAGCCGATGGAACACAGAGGAATGTTGCTGCTGCGCAACCCCGCGGCCATGCATTACCGCTTTGCTAAAGTCAACCTTGAGGTGTGA
- the pop1 gene encoding ribonucleases P/MRP protein subunit POP1 isoform X3 — protein MPNHITAGAFARARAAEVSTMLKAVTKTTGSCHVFGALPKHMRRRAMSHNTKRLPCRLRELANRLREKSLQAGSKKKKKEEAKGRSRKARRHHGNLLLEFNRRQRKNIWLETHIWHAKRFHMVKRWGYCLGVRPTYKCYRPSYRAMSSHCLLQDLSYYCCIELQGEEVELLSSLSQLTSKEAGPTFAAALCLSGQRQGSVVVYRAGQYPTQPLGPVTFLWRPRVQGSTHRQLWIWAHPTIKQDLLPELQTVCQVCEAVLPPVPPAEVFPTLEPQSEPGKTPEAKQMTGTKRKRTCKNERGPPAKKTLGDGTRSPNTPITWKSTSNGIVISDLTMEIVRYRLIGPQSHSVLVETMKAATDCNEISKSQPSPLWWPEQCRNESRMNLHRQQADVFHLLKGIYSTGELPSGTVLGLTVDDPRLTLPTKKVKALPCVKQAQEVGEEVKRRELMLRGVPAPCCQSSLWERSVRDNVTDNKISQKELNRMKSEVLVPGSRISPTPLQGRVPVLLVHQPGKHVGHEMSCWGAGWDLLLPKGWGMAFWVPLVYRGVGIGGLTMSLKHSENKGAAHFPHDYPDCPAGARFQEEQEAQLLSKFKRYPPAKRPNYIKHGCLAPFCCPWQQLAEEWDLILSEGEQNEGERQTQTKTQADAEMMMMEEVRPCGETTATKPPRQVTVLRNRKSLRLLSGWCGPTTSKGQRARGGVSPLDMSAMTRFLSAHGTSLVWVRLSLLSKGKPELHAMVCAPTAEDLKLLGKEPGACGPVEPPHREPFERRTRRQQKGTKTAAASEKTEAKESDPSPEPNPSTSEGPLSSVPPPLQSSPDLTFGLWSDPLPSVTSHCSRVTLGWVTHGDFSLSAGCGEALGFVSVAALLHTLLNQPMEHRGMLLLRNPAAMHYRFAKVNLEV, from the exons ATGCCCAACCACATCACTG CAGGAGCTTTTGCCAGGGCCCGGGCAGCGGAAGTGAGCACCATGCTGAAAGCAGTTACCAAGACAACGGGCAGCTGCCATGTGTTTGGAGCCCTACCCAAACACATGAGGAGACGGGCCATGAGCCACAACACCAAGCGGCTCCCCTGCAGGCTCAGAGAGTTGGCCAACAGATTG CGAGAGAAGAGTCTCCAAGCCGgctccaagaagaagaagaaggaagaggcAAAGGGCAGGAGCCGAAAGGCCCGCCGCCACCACGGAAATCTGCTTCTGGAGTTCAACCGCCGCCAGAGGAAGAACATCTGGCTGGAGACTCACATTTGGCATGCCAAGCGCTTCCACATGGTGAAGAGGTGGGGCTACTGCCTTGGGGTCCGACCCACATACAAGTGCTACAGGCCTAGTTACAGGGCAATGAGCAGCCACTGCCTGCTGCAG GACCTGTCTTACTACTGCTGCATAGAACTACAAGGAGAGGAAGTCGAGCTGCTGTCTTCTCTGTCCCAGTTGACTAGCAAGGAGGCTG gtcCTACGTTCGCTGCAGCACTGTGTCTCTCAGGGCAAAGACAGGGCAGTGTAGTGGTGTACAGAGCAGGACAGTACCCGACGCAACCCCTGGGCCCTGTCACATTCCTCTGGAGACCCCGTGTACAGGGCTCAACCCACAGGCAGCTGTGGATTTGGGCTCATCCCACTATTAAACAG GACCTTCTTCCTGAGTTACAAACCGTCTGCCAGGTTTGTGAGGCTGTACTTCCTCCAGTTCCACCTGCTGAGGTTTTTCCCACTCTAGAACCACAGTCAGAACCTGGAAAGACCCCTGAGGCTAAGCAGATGACTGGCACCAAAAGAAAGCGGACCTGTAAAAATGAAAGAGGACCTCCTGCCAAGAAGACCCTGGGAGATGGAACGAGATCTCCCAACACCCCAATAACTTGGAAGTCTACGTCAAATGGGATAGTTATAAG TGACCTCACAATGGAGATTGTCCGCTACCGTCTGATTGGACCACAGTCTCATTCTGTTCTGGTGGAAACTATGAAAGCGGCTACAGACTGTAAT gAAATTAGTAAATCCCAGCCCTCTCCCCTCTGGTGGCCCGAGCAGTGCAGAAACGAGAGCAGGATGAATCTGCATCGACAACAAGCTGATGTCTTTCACCTGCTGAAAG GCATCTATTCGACTGGAGAGCTCCCCTCAGGCACAGTGCTGGGTCTGACTGTTGATGACCCCAGGCTGACTTTACCTACAAAGAAGGTTAAAGCTTTACCCTGTGTGAAGCAGGCACAAG AGGTGGGAGAGGAAGTGAAGAGGAGGGAGCTGATGCTGCGAGGTGTACCGGCACCCTGCTGTCAGAGCAGCCTGTGGGAGCGCTCTGTTCGTGACAACGTCACGGATAACAAGATATCCCAAAAG GAGCTGAACCGCATGAAGAGCGAGGTGCTAGTGCCGGGCTCCAGGATCAGCCCCACTCCCCTGCAGGGCCGGGTACCCGTGCTCCTGGTTCACCAGCCTGGCAAGCATGTGGGGCATGAGATGAGCTGCTGGGGGGCTGGATGGGACCTGCTGCTTCCCAAAGGGTGGGGCATGGCCTTCTGGGTCCCACTG GTGTACAGAGGAGTTGGCATTGGAGGCCTGACCATGAGTCTGAAACACTCTGAGAATAAGGGAGCTGCACACTTCCCCCATGATTACCCAGACTGCCCTGCAGGCGCTCGCtttcaggaggagcaggaggcccaGCTCCtgtcaaagttcaaaag GTATCCGCCTGCCAAAAGGCCCAATTACATTAAACATGGCTGTCTGGCCCCATTCTGTTGCCCATGGCAACAGCTGGCTGAGGAGTGGGATCTGATCTTGAGCGAAGGAGAGCAGAACGAAGGAGAACGACAAACCCAAACCAAAACGCAGGCTGACgcagagatgatgatgatggaggaggtgaggcCTTGCGGAGAAACCACCGCCACAAAGCCTCCACGGCAAGTCACTGTACTGAG GAACAGGAAGTCCCTAAGGCTGCTTTCTGGTTGGTGCGGACCAACAACTTCTAAAGGTCAAAGGGCACGCGGCGGGGTGTCGCCCCTCGACATGTCGGCAATGACGCGGTTTCTCTCTGCACATGGGACCAGTCTGGTGTGGGTGCGGTTGTCACTGCTGTCCAAGGGCAAACCAGAGCTCCACGCCATGGTCTGCGCGCCGACTGCTGAGGACCTGAAGCTGCTGGGCAAAGAACCCGGCGCCTGTGGCCCTGTGGAGCCGCCACACAGAGAGCCCTTTGAAAGACGCACTAGACGCCAACAGAAGGGAACCAAGACGGCTGCTGCCTCTGAGAAGACGGAGGCTAAAGAGTCGGACCCTTCCCCTGAACCAAATCCCAGCACATCTGAAGGCCCCCTGtcttcagtgcccccccccctccagtcttCCCCGGACCTCACTTTCGGGCTGTGGTCAGACCCTCTGCCGAGCGTCACCTCTCACTGCTCCCGGGTGACGCTGGGCTGGGTCACGCACGGCGACTTCTCGCTGTCTGCCGGATGCGGGGAGGCGCTGGGGTTCGTCAGCGTGGCCGCTCTCCTCCACACCCTCCTCAACCAGCCGATGGAACACAGAGGAATGTTGCTGCTGCGCAACCCCGCGGCCATGCATTACCGCTTTGCTAAAGTCAACCTTGAGGTGTGA
- the pop1 gene encoding ribonucleases P/MRP protein subunit POP1 isoform X1 — translation METKMSAAKVKMRQKKMRNQPASVQYPSSPGDAENSARRTGGDSPVTGEAGGGKDPSSIHPNTEQPENPHPRGGWVRGHQRDGGVYTKEMPNHITAGAFARARAAEVSTMLKAVTKTTGSCHVFGALPKHMRRRAMSHNTKRLPCRLRELANRLREKSLQAGSKKKKKEEAKGRSRKARRHHGNLLLEFNRRQRKNIWLETHIWHAKRFHMVKRWGYCLGVRPTYKCYRPSYRAMSSHCLLQDLSYYCCIELQGEEVELLSSLSQLTSKEAGPTFAAALCLSGQRQGSVVVYRAGQYPTQPLGPVTFLWRPRVQGSTHRQLWIWAHPTIKQDLLPELQTVCQVCEAVLPPVPPAEVFPTLEPQSEPGKTPEAKQMTGTKRKRTCKNERGPPAKKTLGDGTRSPNTPITWKSTSNGIVISDLTMEIVRYRLIGPQSHSVLVETMKAATDCNEISKSQPSPLWWPEQCRNESRMNLHRQQADVFHLLKGIYSTGELPSGTVLGLTVDDPRLTLPTKKVKALPCVKQAQEVGEEVKRRELMLRGVPAPCCQSSLWERSVRDNVTDNKISQKELNRMKSEVLVPGSRISPTPLQGRVPVLLVHQPGKHVGHEMSCWGAGWDLLLPKGWGMAFWVPLVYRGVGIGGLTMSLKHSENKGAAHFPHDYPDCPAGARFQEEQEAQLLSKFKRYPPAKRPNYIKHGCLAPFCCPWQQLAEEWDLILSEGEQNEGERQTQTKTQADAEMMMMEEVRPCGETTATKPPRQVTVLRNRKSLRLLSGWCGPTTSKGQRARGGVSPLDMSAMTRFLSAHGTSLVWVRLSLLSKGKPELHAMVCAPTAEDLKLLGKEPGACGPVEPPHREPFERRTRRQQKGTKTAAASEKTEAKESDPSPEPNPSTSEGPLSSVPPPLQSSPDLTFGLWSDPLPSVTSHCSRVTLGWVTHGDFSLSAGCGEALGFVSVAALLHTLLNQPMEHRGMLLLRNPAAMHYRFAKVNLEV, via the exons ATGGAAACT AAAATGTCTGCAGCGAAGGTGAAGATGCGCCAGAAGAAGATGAGAAACCAGCCCGCCAGTGTCCAGTACCCATCTTCTCCAGGCGATGCGGAGAACAGCGCACGGAGGACCGGCGGGGACTCCCCGGTCACCG GCGAAGCTGGTGGTGGCAAGGATCCATCTAGCATCCATCCTAACACAGAACAGCCAGAGAACCCTCACCCACGGGGTGGGTGGGTCCGAGGacaccagagagatggtggagTCTACACCAAGGAGATGCCCAACCACATCACTG CAGGAGCTTTTGCCAGGGCCCGGGCAGCGGAAGTGAGCACCATGCTGAAAGCAGTTACCAAGACAACGGGCAGCTGCCATGTGTTTGGAGCCCTACCCAAACACATGAGGAGACGGGCCATGAGCCACAACACCAAGCGGCTCCCCTGCAGGCTCAGAGAGTTGGCCAACAGATTG CGAGAGAAGAGTCTCCAAGCCGgctccaagaagaagaagaaggaagaggcAAAGGGCAGGAGCCGAAAGGCCCGCCGCCACCACGGAAATCTGCTTCTGGAGTTCAACCGCCGCCAGAGGAAGAACATCTGGCTGGAGACTCACATTTGGCATGCCAAGCGCTTCCACATGGTGAAGAGGTGGGGCTACTGCCTTGGGGTCCGACCCACATACAAGTGCTACAGGCCTAGTTACAGGGCAATGAGCAGCCACTGCCTGCTGCAG GACCTGTCTTACTACTGCTGCATAGAACTACAAGGAGAGGAAGTCGAGCTGCTGTCTTCTCTGTCCCAGTTGACTAGCAAGGAGGCTG gtcCTACGTTCGCTGCAGCACTGTGTCTCTCAGGGCAAAGACAGGGCAGTGTAGTGGTGTACAGAGCAGGACAGTACCCGACGCAACCCCTGGGCCCTGTCACATTCCTCTGGAGACCCCGTGTACAGGGCTCAACCCACAGGCAGCTGTGGATTTGGGCTCATCCCACTATTAAACAG GACCTTCTTCCTGAGTTACAAACCGTCTGCCAGGTTTGTGAGGCTGTACTTCCTCCAGTTCCACCTGCTGAGGTTTTTCCCACTCTAGAACCACAGTCAGAACCTGGAAAGACCCCTGAGGCTAAGCAGATGACTGGCACCAAAAGAAAGCGGACCTGTAAAAATGAAAGAGGACCTCCTGCCAAGAAGACCCTGGGAGATGGAACGAGATCTCCCAACACCCCAATAACTTGGAAGTCTACGTCAAATGGGATAGTTATAAG TGACCTCACAATGGAGATTGTCCGCTACCGTCTGATTGGACCACAGTCTCATTCTGTTCTGGTGGAAACTATGAAAGCGGCTACAGACTGTAAT gAAATTAGTAAATCCCAGCCCTCTCCCCTCTGGTGGCCCGAGCAGTGCAGAAACGAGAGCAGGATGAATCTGCATCGACAACAAGCTGATGTCTTTCACCTGCTGAAAG GCATCTATTCGACTGGAGAGCTCCCCTCAGGCACAGTGCTGGGTCTGACTGTTGATGACCCCAGGCTGACTTTACCTACAAAGAAGGTTAAAGCTTTACCCTGTGTGAAGCAGGCACAAG AGGTGGGAGAGGAAGTGAAGAGGAGGGAGCTGATGCTGCGAGGTGTACCGGCACCCTGCTGTCAGAGCAGCCTGTGGGAGCGCTCTGTTCGTGACAACGTCACGGATAACAAGATATCCCAAAAG GAGCTGAACCGCATGAAGAGCGAGGTGCTAGTGCCGGGCTCCAGGATCAGCCCCACTCCCCTGCAGGGCCGGGTACCCGTGCTCCTGGTTCACCAGCCTGGCAAGCATGTGGGGCATGAGATGAGCTGCTGGGGGGCTGGATGGGACCTGCTGCTTCCCAAAGGGTGGGGCATGGCCTTCTGGGTCCCACTG GTGTACAGAGGAGTTGGCATTGGAGGCCTGACCATGAGTCTGAAACACTCTGAGAATAAGGGAGCTGCACACTTCCCCCATGATTACCCAGACTGCCCTGCAGGCGCTCGCtttcaggaggagcaggaggcccaGCTCCtgtcaaagttcaaaag GTATCCGCCTGCCAAAAGGCCCAATTACATTAAACATGGCTGTCTGGCCCCATTCTGTTGCCCATGGCAACAGCTGGCTGAGGAGTGGGATCTGATCTTGAGCGAAGGAGAGCAGAACGAAGGAGAACGACAAACCCAAACCAAAACGCAGGCTGACgcagagatgatgatgatggaggaggtgaggcCTTGCGGAGAAACCACCGCCACAAAGCCTCCACGGCAAGTCACTGTACTGAG GAACAGGAAGTCCCTAAGGCTGCTTTCTGGTTGGTGCGGACCAACAACTTCTAAAGGTCAAAGGGCACGCGGCGGGGTGTCGCCCCTCGACATGTCGGCAATGACGCGGTTTCTCTCTGCACATGGGACCAGTCTGGTGTGGGTGCGGTTGTCACTGCTGTCCAAGGGCAAACCAGAGCTCCACGCCATGGTCTGCGCGCCGACTGCTGAGGACCTGAAGCTGCTGGGCAAAGAACCCGGCGCCTGTGGCCCTGTGGAGCCGCCACACAGAGAGCCCTTTGAAAGACGCACTAGACGCCAACAGAAGGGAACCAAGACGGCTGCTGCCTCTGAGAAGACGGAGGCTAAAGAGTCGGACCCTTCCCCTGAACCAAATCCCAGCACATCTGAAGGCCCCCTGtcttcagtgcccccccccctccagtcttCCCCGGACCTCACTTTCGGGCTGTGGTCAGACCCTCTGCCGAGCGTCACCTCTCACTGCTCCCGGGTGACGCTGGGCTGGGTCACGCACGGCGACTTCTCGCTGTCTGCCGGATGCGGGGAGGCGCTGGGGTTCGTCAGCGTGGCCGCTCTCCTCCACACCCTCCTCAACCAGCCGATGGAACACAGAGGAATGTTGCTGCTGCGCAACCCCGCGGCCATGCATTACCGCTTTGCTAAAGTCAACCTTGAGGTGTGA